A region of Ferrimicrobium sp. DNA encodes the following proteins:
- a CDS encoding S9 family peptidase, translating to MRKRAFEVKDFWRIRTLADPDLSFDGTQVAYVVGNAAEADDRVETSIWISGTDGGGSARQVTVGPKDTAPRWSPDGRFLAFLSDRGKEKQVYLLPSDGGEARQLTSMAHGVSAFSWSPDGTALAVSAKTGEWRSLDERSAVEKSAPTVWTSLYNRFDNIGRFDERRQHIFVVDADSGLDRQVTFGDWDDVDPSWSPSGDSLVFASDRSLTRNTVLQRSIWLLALAGGEPIAISGPVATCGSPRFSPGGGQVCFVGHTNQPGDSSRNSHLFVVTLGAERPPLCLTTSLDRPVWGLLPALGRPFAWRDENEAVFLVADQGAQSVYSVRTDGVEGTPQFVVGGDRQIGTVDAKAGVLAYVATWPSRFPELFCSDASGSHEKEVSRVNLDLVQEVELAELRRVSHRAHDGMEIASFVLYPSNHTPGKALPLVLEIHGGPHGWHPQGSMMALYQALASAGYAVLLPNPRGSQSFGEAFAMACTKDWGGEDYLDIMGAVDALVEQGEVDPEHMYVAGYSYGGFMTAWVVGHTERFKAACISAPVSNLVSMYGTTDIPYFNEFESGGSPWDAPQYYRERSPITYLPNVTTPVQVLHWEGDLRCPIGQGEEIFQGLLKLGKEAQMVRYPGGFHVARTPSQMCDYIERHLSWFSAHR from the coding sequence TTGCGTAAGCGAGCTTTTGAGGTGAAGGACTTTTGGAGGATTAGGACTTTGGCCGATCCTGACCTCTCCTTCGACGGGACGCAGGTTGCCTATGTCGTTGGTAACGCAGCCGAGGCAGATGATCGAGTAGAGACATCGATTTGGATCTCGGGGACTGATGGAGGCGGGAGCGCGCGCCAGGTGACCGTTGGTCCGAAAGACACCGCTCCGCGTTGGTCTCCGGACGGTCGTTTTCTTGCATTTCTCTCTGACAGAGGCAAGGAGAAGCAGGTCTATCTGTTGCCAAGTGATGGTGGTGAGGCGCGCCAGCTGACCTCTATGGCTCACGGCGTGAGTGCATTTTCGTGGTCCCCAGACGGAACCGCGCTTGCGGTAAGCGCTAAAACAGGCGAGTGGAGATCGCTCGATGAACGGTCTGCTGTTGAGAAGTCAGCACCAACGGTCTGGACGAGTCTCTATAACCGATTTGACAATATTGGTCGCTTCGACGAGCGTCGTCAGCATATCTTCGTGGTGGATGCTGATAGCGGACTGGACCGACAAGTTACCTTCGGGGACTGGGACGATGTAGACCCGAGCTGGTCGCCGAGTGGTGATAGCCTTGTATTCGCCTCAGATAGATCTCTGACGCGTAATACGGTGTTGCAACGTTCGATTTGGCTGCTAGCACTTGCTGGTGGGGAACCAATTGCAATCTCCGGTCCGGTAGCGACCTGTGGGTCTCCACGTTTCTCTCCGGGTGGCGGACAGGTCTGTTTTGTGGGTCACACCAATCAACCTGGCGACTCGAGCCGTAATTCACATCTCTTTGTGGTGACTCTCGGCGCTGAGCGCCCTCCGCTATGTCTCACGACATCGTTAGATAGGCCGGTCTGGGGCCTCCTCCCAGCGCTCGGACGCCCATTTGCTTGGCGTGACGAGAACGAGGCGGTGTTTCTCGTGGCTGATCAGGGGGCACAGAGCGTCTATTCAGTGCGCACCGATGGCGTGGAAGGAACCCCCCAATTTGTTGTTGGTGGAGATCGACAGATTGGAACAGTGGATGCCAAGGCTGGGGTCTTAGCCTACGTTGCAACCTGGCCGTCTCGATTTCCTGAACTGTTCTGCTCTGATGCGAGCGGTTCACACGAGAAAGAGGTGTCTCGTGTGAACTTGGACCTAGTTCAAGAGGTTGAGCTCGCTGAGCTGCGCCGCGTCTCTCATCGTGCACACGATGGCATGGAGATCGCATCCTTTGTCCTCTACCCATCGAACCACACTCCAGGAAAGGCGTTGCCGCTAGTGTTGGAGATTCATGGTGGACCTCATGGATGGCATCCCCAAGGCTCGATGATGGCGCTTTATCAGGCGCTCGCAAGCGCTGGTTACGCGGTACTGCTTCCAAATCCCCGCGGTAGTCAGAGCTTCGGAGAGGCCTTCGCCATGGCTTGCACCAAAGACTGGGGCGGCGAAGACTATCTCGACATTATGGGCGCTGTCGATGCTCTTGTGGAACAAGGCGAGGTAGATCCCGAGCACATGTACGTCGCAGGCTACTCCTACGGTGGTTTCATGACGGCCTGGGTAGTTGGCCACACTGAACGCTTTAAGGCAGCTTGCATCTCGGCCCCGGTCTCGAACCTTGTGAGTATGTACGGCACCACCGATATTCCTTATTTCAATGAGTTTGAGTCCGGTGGTTCGCCATGGGATGCCCCTCAATATTACCGGGAGCGTTCCCCGATCACGTATCTTCCGAACGTGACCACTCCGGTGCAAGTCCTCCATTGGGAGGGTGACCTGCGCTGTCCGATTGGCCAAGGCGAGGAGATCTTTCAGGGACTGCTCAAGCTCGGTAAGGAAGCACAGATGGTGCGGTATCCCGGAGGATTCCACGTGGCGCGTACGCCATCTCAGATGTGCGACTATATCGAGCGTCACCTTTCGTGGTTTTCAGCGCACCGCTGA